In Flavobacteriales bacterium, the genomic stretch GCATTTACGAAGTCCGCATCGATCACCTGTGGGTTTGATGCGAGGCCGAGAATGTCTCTCATCAATCCGATCTCAGCGGCGTCGGTATGACGGGCCGTATTAAATGTGATGGCCGCTTGTACCTGTGCAGGGGTCAATGCCACTACAGCTGTTCCCGGCGTGGTGGGTGCTACAGCGAAATCTCCCTGAACCATGGGTTCCGAACTTCCCTGCTGGATGGTATGTGTGAGTTCGTGGGCCAGCAGATGTTTACCGCCGGAAGAAGCGGGGTCATACTTACCCTGATTAAAATAAACGTCGTTGCCCACGGTGAAGGCATGTGCACCGAGTTCACTGCTCAACTGCACGGCGGTGCTATCGGTATGGATATTTACATTGCTGAAGTCCGCACCGAGGCCGGCGGACATCTCATTTTGCACGGAGGACGGCATGGATTGTCCGTTACCTCTGCTTGCAGCAATCCGGTTTGAGATATTGGAAGATGCGTGGTGCTGACCGTTTTCCGATCGCTGAATGGCAGGTTGTGTAGTGCTGCCTTCTGCCATCTTTGGCTGCATCATTTCTTCTTCATCCTCCATGGGCTGACGTTGCATCATCCCTTCTTCAGCTTCACATTTGGCACACTTCATTTGCACCGTCTCCTCCTCTTCCTCCGGTTTCATTTGCATCATTTCCTCTTCCTCCTCCATCGGCTGCATCTGCATCATCTCCTCTTCTTCCTCCATGGGCTGGCGCTGTATGCCGTTGCCGCCATTCGTCACAGGTGATGGTGCGGGCGACCGGCTCACGACGCGATCAGCCATCGCATCGGCTTCCCGTTCGTATTTATCTCCCGGGGCTCCCACCTTCAGTCTGGGCTGAAAGGTGCGTTGATGAGTTGTTCTCTCAACAGGTGATGCAAGTGGTGCTTTCGATGCTCCCATTTTATCTGAATTATGTGGTTCTTCCGAATTTCCCGAACTCCTTTCTGATCCCCTCCATGATATCTTTCTGAGTGATGATGTTGTTCCCTCTGTTCAGGGCCATCAAACAACTGTACTGTATAATATTCATGATGGGCCCACCGGACAGTTCATACTTTGCGGCAATGTTCTTAAGGTCAATTTTCTCTTCGAGGACCACCTGATCGCTGAAGCCATTCTTCCATATTTCCTGGCGCTCGCTGGCTGAAGGCATGGGAAAATGGATGATGGCATGAAAACGTCTGAGGAAGGCATCGTCTATATTGCTTCTCATGTTGGTGGCCAGCACAATGAGTCCGTTGTATTCTTCCATTCGCTGGAGGAGATACGATACCTCCTGGTTGGCATACCGGTCATGCGCATCGCTGATCCCGGTACGTTTGCTGAAGAGTGAATCTGCTTCATCGAAGAACAAGACCCAGTCTTTATGTTCCGCCCGGTTAA encodes the following:
- a CDS encoding DUF4157 domain-containing protein, with amino-acid sequence MGASKAPLASPVERTTHQRTFQPRLKVGAPGDKYEREADAMADRVVSRSPAPSPVTNGGNGIQRQPMEEEEEMMQMQPMEEEEEMMQMKPEEEEETVQMKCAKCEAEEGMMQRQPMEDEEEMMQPKMAEGSTTQPAIQRSENGQHHASSNISNRIAASRGNGQSMPSSVQNEMSAGLGADFSNVNIHTDSTAVQLSSELGAHAFTVGNDVYFNQGKYDPASSGGKHLLAHELTHTIQQGSSEPMVQGDFAVAPTTPGTAVVALTPAQVQAAITFNTARHTDAAEIGLMRDILGLASNPQVIDADFVNALAEYQANYGLPQDGKLGHDTADVLAREMIAEGAFLGPGNQGSLAPEFALQTAIRALITADNRVYADYKAAIQGATMMQQHVALNDQQLLTDLKPKLSWNNWARCIELLGRRAPSGNRMRLNSTVRAAMRAAWTASSPAVTRWSAPDPAHPLNGTCAPIPGAAAPAAHEEGGFIYMNLITGDITTRRVAAGGQAMLPLNAPAAVANSIVVGGFHTHPNVGACWGAPFFSGADTAWSTRNGIPLLMIGAFPAVANTSFHATGSTRAHLAGNRGLPGAAGGLAPQARPNSNDRDEV